The Flavobacterium sp. HJ-32-4 genome contains a region encoding:
- a CDS encoding 5-(carboxyamino)imidazole ribonucleotide synthase, with amino-acid sequence MNYFSSGFTLGILGGGQLGKMLLADTRKFDIRTHVLDPAGDAPGRIACDHFVQGSLMDFDTVYEFGKQVDVLTIEIELVNLEALERLEQEGTIVYPSSATLRLIQDKGTQKDFYAAHGIPTAPYRRFDSLEELRAAAVDFPFVWKSARFGYDGNGVKIVRSQADLVSLPDVPCIMEEMVPFKNELAVIVARSAKGEILTYPVVEMEFHPEANQVEYVLCPARIPDNIAQKARAIALEVSEKFAHVGLLAVEMFQTEDDAILVNEVAPRPHNSGHYSIEASYTSQFENHLRAVLGLPLGDTESKVAGVMVNLVGAEGHSGKVVYENIEEILGMPGVTPHIYGKKETRPFRKMGHVTIVAHDINQAREMAANVKRTIRVVSQ; translated from the coding sequence ATGAACTATTTTTCCTCCGGGTTTACACTGGGGATCCTGGGCGGTGGCCAATTGGGCAAAATGCTGCTGGCCGACACCCGCAAATTCGACATCCGGACACACGTATTGGACCCGGCCGGCGATGCACCCGGGCGTATCGCCTGCGATCATTTTGTGCAGGGCAGCCTGATGGACTTCGACACGGTTTATGAATTTGGTAAACAGGTAGACGTCCTGACCATCGAAATCGAACTCGTCAACCTCGAGGCACTGGAACGATTGGAGCAGGAGGGAACTATCGTATATCCTTCTTCTGCTACCTTGCGCCTTATCCAGGACAAAGGCACCCAAAAAGATTTCTATGCGGCCCACGGAATACCCACTGCACCCTATCGTAGGTTCGATTCTTTGGAGGAGCTTCGTGCCGCTGCGGTGGATTTTCCGTTTGTATGGAAAAGCGCCCGTTTCGGATACGACGGCAACGGCGTGAAGATCGTTCGTTCGCAGGCCGATTTGGTGTCGCTGCCGGATGTGCCCTGTATTATGGAAGAAATGGTGCCGTTCAAAAACGAACTGGCGGTCATCGTAGCGCGCAGTGCCAAGGGCGAGATACTAACTTATCCGGTTGTAGAGATGGAATTCCACCCCGAAGCCAATCAGGTGGAATATGTTCTGTGCCCGGCCCGTATCCCAGACAACATTGCTCAAAAAGCCCGTGCGATTGCACTGGAGGTCTCGGAAAAGTTCGCGCATGTGGGCTTGTTAGCCGTTGAGATGTTCCAGACAGAAGACGATGCTATCCTCGTGAATGAGGTGGCGCCGCGGCCCCATAACTCCGGTCACTATAGCATCGAAGCCAGTTATACCTCCCAGTTTGAAAACCACCTGCGCGCGGTCTTAGGACTGCCGTTGGGCGACACCGAAAGCAAGGTCGCCGGTGTAATGGTCAATTTGGTAGGGGCAGAGGGCCACAGCGGAAAGGTAGTGTATGAAAATATCGAAGAAATACTCGGAATGCCGGGAGTGACGCCCCATATCTACGGGAAAAAAGAAACCCGGCCTTTCCGAAAAATGGGACATGTGACCATCGTTGCGCACGACATCAACCAAGCCCGCGAAATGGCAGCGAATGTAAAGCGCACCATACGCGTGGTCAGCCAATAA
- a CDS encoding ABC transporter ATP-binding protein, producing MIEVKNVEKSFGDSKVLKGISTVFETGKTNLIIGQSGSGKTVLLKSLLGIHTPDSGTISYDGRVYSDMTDDERRELRTEIGMVFQGSALFDSMTVEQNVGFPLTMFTNKTAAEIRERVDVVLKRVNLLEANHKKPSEISGGMQKRVAIARAIVNNPKYLFCDEPNSGLDPKTAIVIDNLIQEITQEYNITTVINTHDMNSVMEIGEKIVFLKNGVLAWEGTKKDIFRTDNEAVVDFVYSSNLFKKIRKAQRKEDFGESL from the coding sequence ATGATAGAAGTCAAAAACGTAGAAAAGTCGTTTGGCGACAGCAAGGTGCTCAAAGGCATCTCGACGGTCTTTGAAACCGGCAAGACCAATCTGATCATCGGACAGAGTGGCTCGGGCAAAACCGTTCTATTGAAAAGCCTGCTGGGTATCCACACGCCCGATTCGGGAACCATATCCTATGATGGCCGGGTGTACTCTGACATGACCGACGACGAGCGACGGGAACTCCGCACCGAAATCGGGATGGTTTTTCAGGGAAGTGCGTTGTTCGACAGTATGACGGTAGAACAAAACGTGGGGTTTCCGCTGACGATGTTTACCAATAAAACCGCAGCAGAAATACGGGAGCGTGTGGACGTCGTATTGAAACGGGTCAACCTTCTCGAGGCGAACCATAAAAAGCCGTCGGAAATATCCGGAGGGATGCAGAAACGGGTGGCGATTGCACGGGCTATCGTAAACAATCCAAAGTATTTGTTTTGCGACGAACCGAATTCCGGACTCGATCCTAAAACCGCCATTGTCATTGACAACCTCATCCAGGAAATCACACAGGAGTATAACATCACGACCGTCATCAATACACACGATATGAACTCGGTAATGGAGATCGGTGAGAAAATCGTCTTTTTGAAGAATGGTGTATTGGCTTGGGAAGGAACCAAAAAAGACATCTTCAGAACCGACAACGAAGCAGTGGTCGACTTTGTGTATTCCTCCAACCTGTTCAAAAAAATCCGCAAGGCACAGCGGAAGGAAGATTTCGGCGAAAGCCTCTGA
- the purE gene encoding 5-(carboxyamino)imidazole ribonucleotide mutase produces MKVAIVMGSQSDLPVMQEAIDMLVQFGVETETDIVSAHRTPEKLVDFATHAHERGISVIIAGAGGAAHLPGMVASMSPLPVIGVPVKSSNSIDGWDSILSILQMPGGVPVATVALNGGKNAGILAAQILGSQNAAIQQRIIDYKLQLKQAVLDASDSLKKRG; encoded by the coding sequence ATGAAAGTAGCCATCGTAATGGGATCACAATCGGACCTGCCCGTCATGCAGGAAGCCATCGACATGCTGGTTCAGTTCGGAGTCGAGACCGAAACCGACATCGTGTCGGCGCACCGCACACCCGAAAAACTCGTTGATTTCGCTACCCACGCCCACGAACGCGGCATTTCGGTTATCATCGCCGGGGCTGGGGGCGCCGCGCATCTGCCTGGGATGGTGGCGTCGATGTCGCCTTTGCCAGTGATTGGTGTGCCCGTTAAATCGAGTAATTCCATCGATGGCTGGGACAGCATCTTATCAATCCTCCAAATGCCGGGCGGCGTGCCCGTTGCGACCGTGGCATTGAACGGTGGTAAAAACGCGGGGATACTCGCGGCCCAAATCCTGGGAAGCCAAAATGCAGCGATACAACAACGCATCATCGACTATAAACTTCAGTTGAAACAGGCTGTGTTAGACGCATCCGACTCCCTAAAAAAACGCGGATAG
- a CDS encoding gliding motility-associated C-terminal domain-containing protein, producing MVPRILKLSVFFYLLLTTVVSAQLTDFSLSLSKVDEICPGNGSITFTVAGATPGSTFLYFIYKLPDETNPLALIDETTYEGLTAGMYKVVAVQSLGVQTNSQTAYITIDPVYQPLIFAVTGSIAPCSTVGSITITGLQGAIATYEITSGPVIPPPQSTGFFPNLPQGAYSVKVSDVCGFAATMDYSLLPPTTSLTIAQAAPNNASCTTQILSGSFVATGAQSIAAPIQMTCVIHPPSGGPDIVLTQTFTTNMYSFSVPFFPSETYTYDLTAVNSCGNTAQVMGAVAMTDIAPEVNGSPLLCLEQLTFSGATAVQLVSAPPDYTGPVPFTIPPGSQNSFTLGNIVGGEYGFQAIDICGGLHALSYISEPPVLTPPVIDTYPGCGEEEGGIRILANVSSGSLVSAVITSAPATFSGPFDVASAIVNGSLYLGDLPKGPYSFHVTTLCGGDFDLSVNVNGVTITNLVYEVQQGCGTFDLFLSATVSAPNFNIFYIQKYNPVSGLWTHPFTNVPQQPGQSLGAVNAYGLNNGGITPNFFVNATYRILNQGLTWQTGNSSLKLCWKPIAEFTVGGFIPSISAFVFGCNDGQSDVLVNFNGIPPYSYRIILKDNLPFIVDNGDSPVFTNLTTGLYTFEVTDACGNVYNTTINTVDGFGLPISGITGCENTPGSLAVPYFDFFEYKWWKGDDESNVIGTNSVLAFPSLSPGDIGVYHVRVTYLSNSSSCINFVATYNLSDVPRLPKAGVGKSIESCSSVGAIDLFTLLDPPFDNGGTWTALTSGDVVSGSTWTADSASSIGNHAFQYTVLNGCGTVNAVANVMLLDAPETPVASALPTACEGSDLQLFSTTVSGAEYVWRGPNGFESSEKDPVIPNVSPDASGTYTLSARTTACESGISEVAVMVTPLPRFTVNGVCEGARFRLSAVPESPDMGPLSYTWSGPNGYVGDGDSIIAPQKGSYTIVSSDINGCSFARDFEVASIVCEIPQGISPNGDGKNDSFDLSGLDVKKLEILNRYGTVVFDKLHYLNEWHGQDKCGNPLPTATYFYYIELENGTGKAGWVYLTRN from the coding sequence TTGGTACCTAGAATCCTCAAACTATCGGTATTCTTTTATCTTCTGTTAACTACGGTTGTGTCGGCCCAGTTGACCGATTTTTCTTTATCGCTAAGCAAAGTAGATGAGATCTGCCCGGGCAATGGAAGTATCACGTTTACGGTTGCCGGGGCCACCCCGGGGTCCACTTTTTTGTATTTCATCTATAAACTTCCCGATGAAACCAATCCCCTGGCGTTAATCGATGAAACAACGTACGAGGGCCTCACAGCAGGGATGTACAAGGTGGTGGCCGTTCAGTCGCTGGGGGTACAGACCAACTCACAGACGGCCTATATAACTATCGACCCTGTATACCAGCCTCTCATTTTTGCAGTCACCGGCTCGATTGCACCCTGTTCTACGGTTGGTTCTATCACCATTACAGGACTTCAAGGGGCGATCGCGACATATGAAATCACATCCGGACCTGTCATTCCTCCTCCGCAAAGCACGGGCTTTTTTCCTAACTTACCCCAAGGTGCCTACTCGGTAAAAGTTAGTGATGTGTGCGGGTTCGCTGCCACAATGGATTATTCATTGCTTCCACCCACCACTTCGCTTACGATTGCGCAGGCGGCACCTAATAATGCCTCATGTACCACCCAGATACTGTCGGGCTCTTTTGTCGCAACCGGGGCGCAGTCGATTGCAGCACCCATCCAGATGACCTGTGTGATACACCCTCCGTCGGGTGGGCCGGATATCGTATTAACACAAACATTCACTACCAATATGTACTCTTTCTCAGTACCCTTTTTTCCGTCGGAAACCTACACCTATGATTTGACGGCTGTCAACTCCTGTGGGAATACGGCCCAGGTTATGGGTGCTGTGGCAATGACGGATATTGCGCCTGAAGTAAATGGCTCTCCCCTTTTATGTTTGGAACAACTGACATTTTCCGGCGCCACGGCGGTACAACTTGTTTCAGCTCCGCCCGATTATACTGGTCCGGTTCCGTTTACCATTCCCCCAGGTTCTCAGAATAGCTTTACGCTTGGGAACATTGTTGGCGGTGAATATGGTTTTCAGGCAATAGACATTTGTGGAGGTCTTCACGCCCTTTCGTATATATCGGAACCACCTGTCCTTACACCACCGGTTATCGATACCTATCCCGGCTGTGGTGAGGAAGAAGGTGGCATCCGTATTTTGGCGAATGTCTCGAGTGGATCGCTTGTCAGCGCAGTAATTACGTCAGCTCCGGCTACCTTTTCGGGTCCTTTCGACGTCGCCAGCGCGATCGTGAACGGCTCTCTGTACCTGGGCGACTTACCTAAAGGGCCTTATTCCTTCCATGTTACCACGTTATGTGGTGGCGACTTTGATCTGTCTGTCAACGTCAATGGCGTTACGATAACGAATCTGGTATATGAAGTACAACAGGGGTGCGGCACGTTCGACTTGTTTTTGTCGGCCACCGTTTCAGCCCCTAACTTCAATATTTTTTATATCCAAAAGTACAATCCTGTATCGGGTTTGTGGACGCATCCTTTCACGAACGTTCCCCAACAACCCGGACAGTCACTGGGTGCGGTCAATGCCTATGGATTGAACAACGGCGGTATCACACCGAACTTTTTTGTAAATGCTACATATCGTATCCTAAATCAAGGACTCACATGGCAAACAGGCAATTCGTCGCTCAAACTTTGCTGGAAACCGATTGCTGAATTCACAGTAGGAGGTTTTATACCCTCCATCAGTGCCTTCGTTTTTGGTTGTAATGACGGTCAGTCGGATGTTTTGGTGAACTTCAACGGCATTCCACCCTATTCCTATCGCATTATTTTGAAGGATAATTTGCCGTTTATTGTGGATAATGGCGATTCGCCAGTGTTTACGAACCTGACGACCGGGCTTTACACCTTCGAGGTAACTGACGCCTGCGGTAACGTATACAATACGACCATCAATACCGTCGATGGCTTTGGCCTGCCGATTTCGGGTATTACGGGCTGCGAAAACACTCCAGGAAGTCTGGCTGTCCCGTATTTCGACTTTTTCGAATACAAATGGTGGAAAGGGGATGATGAGAGCAACGTCATTGGCACGAATAGCGTGCTTGCCTTTCCCTCATTATCGCCCGGTGACATAGGTGTTTATCACGTACGGGTCACGTATCTCTCCAACAGCAGTTCGTGCATCAACTTTGTGGCGACTTACAACTTGTCTGATGTTCCCCGTTTGCCAAAGGCTGGCGTTGGGAAATCAATCGAATCCTGTTCGTCGGTGGGCGCAATTGACCTTTTTACCCTGCTGGACCCGCCTTTCGACAATGGAGGAACATGGACGGCCCTGACGTCGGGTGATGTCGTCAGCGGAAGTACGTGGACGGCTGATTCTGCATCGTCTATCGGAAATCATGCCTTCCAATATACCGTACTCAATGGTTGCGGCACCGTCAATGCCGTAGCGAACGTGATGCTGCTTGACGCTCCTGAAACGCCGGTCGCTTCGGCCCTTCCTACGGCATGTGAAGGATCCGACCTTCAGTTATTCTCGACCACTGTATCGGGTGCCGAATATGTGTGGCGGGGTCCGAACGGTTTTGAGTCATCAGAAAAAGACCCTGTCATACCGAATGTGTCACCCGACGCATCGGGCACCTATACGCTGAGTGCCCGTACTACCGCATGTGAATCCGGAATCTCCGAAGTGGCGGTTATGGTGACCCCGCTGCCGCGATTTACGGTTAATGGCGTGTGCGAAGGGGCGCGGTTCCGACTGAGTGCGGTGCCAGAATCACCCGACATGGGACCTCTGTCCTATACATGGTCAGGCCCGAATGGTTACGTGGGCGACGGCGATTCTATTATTGCGCCGCAAAAAGGGAGTTACACGATTGTTTCGTCTGATATAAATGGCTGCAGTTTCGCACGAGATTTTGAAGTAGCAAGTATTGTGTGCGAGATCCCGCAAGGTATTTCACCTAACGGCGATGGGAAAAATGATTCATTTGACCTGTCGGGACTGGACGTGAAAAAGTTAGAGATATTGAACCGGTACGGTACTGTGGTTTTTGACAAGTTGCATTATCTCAACGAATGGCACGGGCAAGACAAATGCGGAAATCCGCTTCCGACAGCGACCTATTTTTATTATATCGAACTCGAAAACGGCACTGGCAAAGCAGGTTGGGTCTACCTGACCCGAAATTAA
- a CDS encoding DUF393 domain-containing protein encodes MKTLPKHTLLYDDECPLCTLYSGAFVATGMLDPEGRKPFCQLAESETDGIDLARAVNEIALVDRGNGTVLYGVDSILRILGNSLPLIERVGHLRPIHFILQKAYSFVSFNRKVIVPGAKPKAGTLECVPSFHVGYRLAYMVLAAGVAALLLARFSELLPMGRHGWGIGLLLVAAQVPFQWMWLRGDWRTRLNYTGNLLTVSLMGSLMLLPFQLVALFLGVPPLVAVAAFASVATILFFEHRRRVRLLGQPWWVSATWVVYRLLMGLVLI; translated from the coding sequence ATGAAAACACTACCCAAACACACGCTGCTATACGATGATGAATGTCCGTTGTGTACGCTCTATTCCGGCGCATTTGTCGCCACTGGCATGTTGGATCCGGAAGGACGCAAGCCCTTTTGCCAGCTGGCTGAAAGCGAAACAGACGGAATCGACCTGGCACGGGCCGTCAATGAAATTGCACTGGTAGACCGCGGCAACGGTACGGTGTTGTACGGAGTGGATAGTATACTCAGGATTTTGGGGAACAGCCTGCCGCTGATCGAACGGGTCGGGCACCTCCGGCCCATCCATTTTATACTGCAAAAGGCCTATTCGTTCGTTTCCTTCAACCGAAAAGTGATTGTTCCAGGTGCCAAACCAAAGGCGGGAACGCTGGAATGCGTACCGTCTTTTCATGTAGGTTACCGACTGGCTTATATGGTTTTGGCAGCAGGTGTGGCCGCGCTGCTACTGGCGCGCTTCTCTGAACTGCTGCCTATGGGTCGGCACGGATGGGGCATCGGGCTTTTACTGGTAGCGGCCCAGGTACCGTTTCAATGGATGTGGCTTCGGGGCGACTGGCGGACGCGTCTCAACTATACCGGCAACCTGCTCACCGTTTCGCTCATGGGTAGCCTGATGCTGCTGCCGTTTCAGTTGGTGGCGCTATTTTTGGGCGTGCCTCCGCTGGTAGCGGTCGCCGCGTTTGCCTCAGTTGCCACAATATTGTTTTTCGAGCACCGGCGCCGCGTGCGGTTATTGGGACAGCCGTGGTGGGTAAGTGCGACGTGGGTCGTGTATCGGTTGTTGATGGGATTAGTTCTTATATAA
- a CDS encoding M3 family metallopeptidase produces MNSLTVPFNTRHDSAPFSSIATPDFKPLIEAALEEARAEIAAIRNHTAAPDFSNTIETLEFSGQKLDRITSIFFNLNSAETNDEMQQIAQEVSPLLTAFSNDISLDETLFARVRAVYEQRANLALNAEQSMLLEKKFKSFARNGALLPEEKKQQLRTIDTELAKLKLTYGENVLAETHDYILHITKREDLAGLPEGAIEAAAAEATARQLEGWVFTLDFPSYLPFVTYAENRDLRKELTLAAGRKAFRGNAHDNRDNVKRIATLRHERAVLLGYESHAHFVLEERMAQTPAAVKAFLNDLLEKAKPAAQREFAELEAFAKSKDGLDRLEKWDGPFYAEKLKQQRFNLDDEVLKPYFQLEDVVDGAFTVAGRLFGIRFEEVFDVDTYHEEVRTFEVRDADDSFLALFYADFFPRKGKRNGAWMTSFKPQFRKEGREERPHVSIVCNFTRPTDTKPSLLTFNEVTTLFHEFGHALHGMLANTTYPSLSGTSVYWDFVELPSQVMENWCYEPEALALFARHYETAEVIPQEYVDRIRESAAFLEGMATLRQLSFGLLDMAYHSADPSGITDVKAFEKQAFESTALYPDVEENCMSVAFSHIFQGGYSSGYYSYKWAEVLDADAFAYFQETGIFNTETAAKFREHVLSKGGTEHPMTLYKRFRGQEPKPDALLRRAGLVD; encoded by the coding sequence ATGAATTCCCTCACAGTTCCTTTTAATACGCGCCACGACAGCGCCCCGTTTTCATCGATTGCAACCCCTGATTTCAAACCGTTGATCGAAGCGGCCCTCGAAGAAGCACGCGCGGAAATCGCTGCGATTCGCAACCATACGGCCGCGCCCGATTTTTCAAACACCATTGAGACCCTTGAGTTCTCGGGGCAGAAACTCGACCGTATCACCTCGATTTTCTTTAACCTCAATTCGGCAGAGACCAACGACGAGATGCAGCAGATCGCGCAGGAGGTATCACCACTGTTAACAGCCTTCAGCAACGATATATCGCTTGACGAAACGCTGTTTGCCCGTGTACGTGCCGTATATGAGCAGCGGGCTAACCTGGCACTTAATGCAGAACAGTCGATGTTATTGGAGAAGAAGTTCAAATCGTTTGCCCGAAATGGCGCACTTCTGCCTGAAGAGAAAAAACAACAGTTACGCACTATCGATACCGAATTGGCGAAATTGAAGCTTACCTATGGGGAAAACGTCCTGGCGGAAACCCATGATTATATCCTCCATATTACAAAGCGCGAGGATTTGGCGGGACTTCCGGAAGGTGCCATCGAAGCAGCGGCCGCAGAAGCTACTGCGCGCCAACTTGAAGGATGGGTGTTCACACTTGACTTTCCCAGTTACCTGCCCTTCGTAACCTATGCTGAAAACCGGGACTTGCGCAAAGAACTGACGCTCGCGGCCGGTCGAAAAGCCTTTAGGGGCAACGCGCACGACAACCGTGACAATGTCAAGCGCATCGCAACGCTACGCCATGAACGGGCGGTTTTGCTGGGCTATGAAAGCCATGCACATTTTGTATTAGAGGAACGGATGGCACAGACGCCCGCAGCGGTAAAGGCCTTTCTAAACGATTTGCTCGAAAAGGCAAAGCCAGCCGCCCAACGCGAGTTTGCCGAACTCGAAGCGTTTGCAAAATCGAAAGACGGATTGGATCGCCTCGAAAAATGGGACGGCCCGTTTTACGCCGAGAAACTGAAACAGCAACGTTTCAACCTTGACGATGAGGTGCTGAAGCCCTACTTCCAATTGGAGGATGTAGTAGACGGTGCCTTCACGGTGGCCGGTCGCTTGTTCGGTATCCGGTTTGAAGAAGTGTTCGACGTCGATACCTACCATGAAGAAGTGCGGACATTTGAAGTGCGCGATGCCGACGATTCGTTCCTCGCACTCTTCTACGCCGATTTCTTTCCCCGTAAAGGAAAGCGGAATGGTGCCTGGATGACGTCGTTCAAACCACAATTCCGTAAGGAAGGTCGGGAGGAGCGCCCCCATGTGTCGATCGTTTGCAATTTCACGCGCCCCACCGATACGAAGCCGTCGTTGTTGACCTTTAACGAGGTGACGACGCTGTTCCACGAGTTCGGTCACGCGTTGCATGGTATGTTGGCGAACACGACCTATCCGTCGCTTTCGGGCACATCGGTGTATTGGGATTTTGTGGAGCTGCCGAGCCAGGTGATGGAAAATTGGTGTTACGAACCCGAAGCACTTGCCCTGTTCGCCCGTCATTACGAAACCGCAGAGGTGATTCCGCAGGAATATGTCGACCGAATCAGGGAAAGTGCGGCCTTTTTGGAAGGGATGGCCACCCTCCGGCAATTGAGTTTCGGATTGCTCGACATGGCCTACCACAGTGCCGACCCATCCGGCATTACGGATGTGAAAGCGTTTGAGAAACAGGCATTCGAATCGACGGCGCTGTATCCAGATGTGGAAGAAAATTGTATGAGCGTCGCCTTTTCCCATATTTTCCAGGGGGGCTATTCATCGGGATATTATAGTTATAAATGGGCGGAAGTGCTTGACGCCGATGCCTTCGCGTACTTTCAGGAAACCGGTATCTTCAATACGGAAACCGCTGCCAAATTCCGTGAGCATGTGCTGTCGAAAGGCGGAACCGAACATCCGATGACGCTCTACAAACGCTTCCGCGGACAAGAACCGAAGCCGGATGCGTTGCTGCGGAGGGCGGGGTTGGTTGATTAG
- a CDS encoding mannose-1-phosphate guanylyltransferase, with protein MNQNYYAVLMAGGVGSRFWPVSTQDYPKQFHDMLGAGQTLIQKTFSRLSRLIPAENILILTNERYNDLVLEQLPQVKPEQVLLEPAMRNTAPCILYAALKIQKQNPDAVMVVAPSDHWIEDEAAFVSNLETCFQFCASHNALMTLGIQPTFPNTGFGYIEFDEEDRQPVKRVRQFREKPDYETAKSFLESGNFLWNGGIFIWSAAAITDAFAQFQPEMDQLFRRGLPVYNTPDEGAFIQGEYASAANISIDYAVMEKAENVYVLPASFDWNDLGTWGSLHEKLPKDAENNAVVNATVILENAHNNIIRAEGKKMVIIDGLDDFIIVDREEVLLIYPKSKEQDIKRIMSMADKTI; from the coding sequence ATGAACCAAAATTACTACGCCGTTCTGATGGCAGGCGGTGTCGGCTCACGCTTTTGGCCGGTCAGCACACAAGATTATCCCAAACAGTTCCATGACATGCTGGGCGCAGGGCAAACACTTATTCAAAAGACGTTTTCACGCCTTTCACGTCTTATCCCCGCAGAGAATATCCTTATCCTTACCAACGAACGTTACAACGATTTGGTACTGGAACAATTGCCGCAGGTAAAGCCGGAACAGGTGTTGTTGGAACCTGCCATGCGCAACACGGCTCCGTGTATTTTGTATGCGGCCCTTAAAATCCAGAAGCAAAACCCGGATGCGGTAATGGTAGTAGCACCGAGCGACCACTGGATCGAAGACGAAGCAGCGTTTGTTTCCAATCTCGAAACCTGTTTTCAGTTCTGTGCATCGCACAACGCCTTGATGACCCTGGGTATACAACCCACATTTCCCAATACCGGTTTTGGGTACATCGAGTTTGATGAGGAAGACCGTCAGCCTGTCAAGAGGGTGCGGCAGTTTCGGGAAAAACCCGACTATGAGACGGCAAAGTCTTTCCTTGAATCCGGGAACTTCTTGTGGAACGGTGGTATCTTTATCTGGAGCGCCGCCGCTATCACAGACGCCTTTGCGCAGTTTCAACCCGAAATGGACCAGCTTTTCCGCAGGGGCTTGCCGGTTTACAACACGCCCGACGAAGGTGCGTTTATTCAGGGAGAATATGCCTCGGCTGCAAATATCTCGATCGATTATGCCGTGATGGAGAAAGCAGAGAATGTGTATGTATTGCCCGCTTCCTTCGATTGGAATGATCTGGGGACCTGGGGTTCCCTACACGAGAAACTGCCGAAAGACGCGGAGAACAATGCCGTGGTGAACGCAACGGTCATACTCGAGAACGCGCATAATAACATTATTCGTGCGGAGGGTAAAAAGATGGTTATAATAGACGGATTGGATGACTTTATTATTGTGGACCGTGAGGAAGTATTATTAATATATCCGAAGTCCAAAGAGCAAGATATAAAACGGATTATGTCAATGGCAGACAAAACGATTTAA
- a CDS encoding GbsR/MarR family transcriptional regulator encodes MEFKQAKDRFVQSWGALGSQWGINKTMAQLHALLMISPDALSMEELMDELHISRGNASMNLRALIEWGIVYKEYKPGERREYFRAEKDLDELAVKIARERSKREIKPALKVLKDVSSIETGSHPEARHFVDQTSKLYDFVLRADNMLDKITELKDNWLAGLLLKMMK; translated from the coding sequence ATGGAATTCAAACAGGCAAAAGATCGATTCGTGCAGAGTTGGGGCGCCCTCGGGTCGCAATGGGGTATCAACAAGACCATGGCCCAGTTGCATGCGTTGTTGATGATTTCACCCGATGCGCTGTCGATGGAGGAACTGATGGATGAACTCCACATTTCAAGGGGCAACGCCAGCATGAACCTGCGGGCCCTGATCGAGTGGGGGATTGTCTATAAGGAATACAAACCAGGCGAACGCCGCGAGTATTTCAGGGCCGAGAAAGACCTCGACGAATTGGCGGTAAAGATTGCCCGTGAACGCAGTAAGCGTGAAATCAAGCCAGCACTAAAAGTGTTGAAAGATGTGTCGTCGATAGAAACCGGTTCACATCCGGAAGCACGGCATTTCGTCGACCAGACGAGCAAACTGTATGATTTCGTGCTGCGGGCCGATAACATGTTGGATAAGATCACGGAGTTGAAAGACAATTGGTTAGCCGGACTCTTGTTGAAAATGATGAAATAG
- a CDS encoding ABC transporter permease, which produces MFIIRILSQTGKYFLMIQEVFRKPTKWSAMRQLIFKEIDDLVFDSLGIVAFISFFVGGVVAIQTALNLTNPLIPKMLIGFATRQSVILEFAPTFISIIMAGKVGSFITSSIGTMRVTEQIDALEVMGVNSLNYLVFPKIVALTLYPFVIMLSMFLGIVGGWLGAVYGGFTSSSEFIQGLQTEFTPFHVTYAFIKTLVFAMLLATIPSFHGYYMKGGALEVGKASTTSFVWTSVVIILSNYILTQVLLSK; this is translated from the coding sequence ATGTTCATTATCCGCATCCTTTCACAGACCGGCAAGTACTTCCTGATGATACAGGAAGTATTTCGAAAACCCACCAAATGGTCAGCGATGCGACAGCTGATTTTTAAGGAAATAGACGATCTGGTCTTTGATTCTCTCGGCATCGTTGCGTTTATCTCCTTCTTCGTCGGTGGGGTTGTTGCCATCCAGACGGCGCTTAACCTGACCAATCCGCTTATTCCAAAGATGTTGATCGGTTTCGCCACGCGACAGTCGGTGATTCTGGAATTTGCCCCTACCTTCATTTCGATCATCATGGCGGGTAAAGTCGGCTCTTTTATCACATCCAGCATTGGCACCATGCGGGTGACCGAGCAGATTGATGCCCTTGAAGTAATGGGTGTCAATTCACTGAACTACCTGGTTTTCCCGAAAATTGTGGCGCTTACACTCTACCCGTTTGTCATCATGCTCAGCATGTTCCTGGGCATCGTAGGCGGATGGCTTGGGGCGGTTTATGGCGGTTTTACGAGTAGTTCGGAGTTCATCCAGGGGTTGCAAACCGAGTTCACACCCTTCCACGTGACGTATGCATTCATCAAGACATTGGTATTCGCGATGCTGTTGGCTACCATCCCTTCGTTCCACGGTTATTATATGAAGGGAGGCGCCCTTGAAGTAGGAAAGGCCAGTACCACGTCATTTGTATGGACGTCGGTCGTCATCATTTTGTCGAATTACATCCTGACGCAAGTCCTCCTGAGCAAATGA